CTCAGTAGGTTGGGTATTTCTTCTTTGATTGTCTTCGCTATCATTTAGTCCCCAAACACTGGTTGGATCAACCATCGTTTGCTTAGGCTGCTCAGGTTCTTGTTTTTCAGCAGCAGGCTGAACTGTTTGTGGTCGATCAACTGGTTGCTTAGGTTCTTCAGCCTTAGGAGCTTCTTCTTTTTCTTTAACTGGTTGAGCCTTAATTTGGTGGCTACGACCTGGTAATTGCTTAGAAGCAGCTTCTTCAGCCTTAGAATCAATTCCAGTAGCGATTACAGTTACTACCACCTCATCGCCCAAGTTAGGATTAATTGAAGTACCGAAAATAATGTTTACATCGTCACCAGCAGCCTTAGAAACAATCTCTGAAGCATCTTGAGCCTCAAATAATGTAAGGTCAGGTCCACCAGTAATGTTAAGTAACACTTGCTTAGCACCATCAATAGAAACTTCTAATAATGGTGAAGAAATCGCCAGCTTAGTAGCTTCAACTGTTCTATTTTCACCGCTAGCACGGCCAATTCCCATTAAAGCTGCACCTTGATTTTCCATTACAGTCTTCACATCAGCAAAGTCCAAGTTTACGTAGTCAGTTGAAGTAATCAAATCAGAAATACCTTGAACACCTTGCTTCAAGACATTATCAGCTTCCTTGAAGGCATCCATCATAGGAGTCTTCTTGTCAACCATTTCAAGCAAACGATTGTTAGCTATAATAACCAAAGTATCAACATATTGCTTTAGCTGAGTAATACCTTCTGCAGCGTTTTTAGAGCGCTTAGGGCCTTCAAAACTGAATGGACGTGTAACTACGCCTACAGTTAATGCGCCCGTCTCACGCGCAATTTTTGCCACTACAGGAGCCGCACCAGTACCGGTACCGCCACCCATACCAGCAGTAATAAAGATCATATCTGCACCCTTAAGTGCATCTTCAATCGTTTGTTCACTCTCTTCTGCAGCTTTTTGTCCTACTTCAGGATGTGAACCAGCACCCAACCCACGGGTCAACTTAGGCCCTAGTTGAATCTTGTTTTCAGCTTTGTTGCTGTTCAAAGCCTGAACATCAGTGTTTGCTGCAATAAAAGAAACACCTTGTACGCCATCGTCAATCATTCGGTTAACAGCATTGCCGCCGGCACCACCAACACCAATTACTTTGATGACAGCATTCTTATTGTCGTCTGAATCGAATGTAAAATCCATTAAATTAACCACCTTTAATCAAAGAATTTCTTAAAGAAACTCTTCAAGCTATTAGTTTTTTCTTGCTTAGTATTATTTTCATCGTCTGGCGCAGATTCTGTTCTGGCAGACATTTTGCTTCTATTATAAGCTTCTTTGGCTTCACTTTCACTATTAGAAGTCGTACTTTTAGAAATCTTGGTACTTTTTGGCTGAGAAACGGGGTCTTCCACAGCGGGTTCACCAAAACCATAGATTACGCCATTAACAAGATAGTCAACTTCAGACATCTTATATGAATAGTGGACGATACCATAAGCAGCTGTATAAATCGGATTACGCATACCAATTTGATCTGGTTCATAAATTCGGGCCTTAACATTTAACCCATTAGCAGTCAGACTATCAATTCCTTGTAATAGGCTACTACCACCTGTAATCACAATACCACCTGGTTGCTTCAATGCATTATGCTTAACTAAACCTTTTCCTAAACGAGTCAAAATTTGTTCTAAGCGTGCATTAATAATTTCACTAAGATATACTTCGTCAACCATTTGCTGACTATTTGCACCAACACTATTAATAGCAAATTTATCGTTTTTTGAGGCAAATTGTGGATCCGCAAATCCATAGTCCAACTTAATTTGTTCAGCGTCCTTTTTCGAAATACTTAAAACAGCAGAGATATCATTAGTAATATCGCTTCCGCCTTCTAAATCGATGTTGGCATACTTAATTTGGCCATTTTTAATAACAGTTGCCGTACTTACGCCACCACCAAGATCGATAATTACCGAACCAAAAGTTTTTTCACTTTCATTCAATGCTACACTTGAAATTGCTAAAGGCGTTGGCACAAAGAAATTATTATGATAACCGGCTCTTTCAATAGCCTTCTTGATATTGTGCAAAGGACTAGTAGGTGCAGTTAATAAAATTCCACTAACACCCAAGGAACGTGCAATCATTTTTCTTGGATCATCAACTTCAGTTTTACCATCAATCAAAAAGCGACTCGGCAAAAATGTAATTGCTTCACGATCATCCTTAGCTGCTGAATGAATCGCAGATCTAATCGTTCTTTTTACATCATCATTATTTACTTCTTGCCCTTGTTCACCAACATTAGCAAAACCAGTTGCAGTTTCCAGTTGTAACATCCCTACCGGAATTCCTGTAACTACACTATAAATCTTGGCGTTTGTTTTTTCTGCTACACCTTTTAATGCACGACTAATTGCACTAGCAGTTTGATCAATATCTACTATTTGACCGTGTCGCATTCCTGAATTTGGCGTTGTAACTGCACCGATAACCTTACCAGAATCTGCAACAACGGCTTTTACACTTGTGGTTCCTATATCTAAACCCACTAAAAGATTTGAATTCTCCAAAATTAAGCCCCCATTAATATTTGCCTTGAAAAAATTCTAACATAAATAAACTTGCAAAACAGCTACGATATGCCATAAGCTTTCTTTTCACTAGAAGTTAATGGTCTACTAAATGCACCTATTTCTAAATCAATAAGGCTATGTTTACCAGCTTTAATTCTAATAGAATCATAATATTTTAGTTTGCTATTCAAAGTAGCAGTATTGCCAATCACTACATTACCGTCCTTCATTACTAAAATAATTTGTGAATTTCGTCTGGTATTCCCACTTAATAATTTTACCTGATTTTTAAATGAATTAGGTAAACTGTTAAATAACTTTAAATCATTTTTTAA
This is a stretch of genomic DNA from Lactobacillus crispatus. It encodes these proteins:
- the ftsA gene encoding cell division protein FtsA, with amino-acid sequence MENSNLLVGLDIGTTSVKAVVADSGKVIGAVTTPNSGMRHGQIVDIDQTASAISRALKGVAEKTNAKIYSVVTGIPVGMLQLETATGFANVGEQGQEVNNDDVKRTIRSAIHSAAKDDREAITFLPSRFLIDGKTEVDDPRKMIARSLGVSGILLTAPTSPLHNIKKAIERAGYHNNFFVPTPLAISSVALNESEKTFGSVIIDLGGGVSTATVIKNGQIKYANIDLEGGSDITNDISAVLSISKKDAEQIKLDYGFADPQFASKNDKFAINSVGANSQQMVDEVYLSEIINARLEQILTRLGKGLVKHNALKQPGGIVITGGSSLLQGIDSLTANGLNVKARIYEPDQIGMRNPIYTAAYGIVHYSYKMSEVDYLVNGVIYGFGEPAVEDPVSQPKSTKISKSTTSNSESEAKEAYNRSKMSARTESAPDDENNTKQEKTNSLKSFFKKFFD
- the ftsZ gene encoding cell division protein FtsZ; translation: MDFTFDSDDNKNAVIKVIGVGGAGGNAVNRMIDDGVQGVSFIAANTDVQALNSNKAENKIQLGPKLTRGLGAGSHPEVGQKAAEESEQTIEDALKGADMIFITAGMGGGTGTGAAPVVAKIARETGALTVGVVTRPFSFEGPKRSKNAAEGITQLKQYVDTLVIIANNRLLEMVDKKTPMMDAFKEADNVLKQGVQGISDLITSTDYVNLDFADVKTVMENQGAALMGIGRASGENRTVEATKLAISSPLLEVSIDGAKQVLLNITGGPDLTLFEAQDASEIVSKAAGDDVNIIFGTSINPNLGDEVVVTVIATGIDSKAEEAASKQLPGRSHQIKAQPVKEKEEAPKAEEPKQPVDRPQTVQPAAEKQEPEQPKQTMVDPTSVWGLNDSEDNQRRNTQPTEPKKDYEGFDTFSDEDQDSISQIETSAQDDSDDNSDIPFFKHRSEN